The region GAAGCTCTGGGTCACCCTCACCGGCGTCGCCACCGGCCTCTCCGCGCTGGCGGTGTTCTTCAACGTCTCGCTCTTCATCCTGCTGTGCCTGGTCGCCACCCTCATCTTCCTGCTCGACGTGCGCCCCGCCGTCAAGGGCGTGGGCGGCGGCCGCAACGAGGGCCCCTACGGCCCCTGGTAGGCCTTCTCCAGCTCCGTGAGCATCCGGCGCAGCGCCTGGGAGTAGGCCGGGTCGTCCGTGTAGCAGGAGTGGCCCAGGATCTCCGGGCGCCGGGCCTCTCCCGGCAGCGCGTCGTAGGAGCGGGGGTCGGGCAGCGGCCGCTCCGGCTCCACCACGGCGGTCTCCGTCCCCGAGCGCATCCGCACCGGCCCCGCGATGGCGTCGGTGGTCCGCCACAGGTTGCGCCACCCCGCCACCCGGCCGTTCAGGTCCGCGAACGGCTCCGGCCCGAAGAACGCGGGGAAGTACCGCGCGTACAGCCGGTCCAGCGGCGAGCCGTGCGTGATCAGCGCGACCCGGCCCAGGCAGTCGTCCGGCAGCTGCCACACCGTGGCCGCCGCCAGCACCGACCCCTGCGAGTGGCCCGACAGCACCACCGCGGTGCCCTCGCGGGCCATCCGCGCCACCCGCGCCACCAGCTGCGGCACCGCCCGCTCGGCGTAGGACGGCGGGGCCAGCGGGTGCGCCACCCGCGGCCAGAACGTGCCCACGTCCCACACGGCGCCCACCGCCTGCCGGGTCGGCCGGTCCCGGTAGGCGCTGCGGCCGATCCACACCAGGGCGACCAGCGCCGCCCCGCCCAGCAGCGACCCGGCGCCGATGAGCACCGACACCGCCCCCTGGGCGACCACCCG is a window of Nocardiopsis changdeensis DNA encoding:
- a CDS encoding DUF2516 family protein, translating into MIWYVIYLVTFVASLYALIEALRTPAAAFEIMDKQTKKLWVTLTGVATGLSALAVFFNVSLFILLCLVATLIFLLDVRPAVKGVGGGRNEGPYGPW